The Georgenia faecalis genome includes a window with the following:
- a CDS encoding APC family permease yields the protein MATPLHAERGSEPTGAGDAPGEETRLKKAITGPLLFVFILGDVLGAGVYALTGVLAGEAGGAMWIPILVALAMALLTAASYAELVTKYPRAGGAAVFAQRAFRKPMISFLVGFSMLAAGIVSAAGLAIAFAGDYLATFVPVPTVVAAPLFLLLVAALNARGIKESMRSNLVMTIIEMSGLVLVIALVGIALGGGQGDPGRIMEFPSDVSAGSAILGAAIIAFYSFVGFETSANIAEEVRDVRRVYPRALFGSLLVCGVVYVLVAMASSVMLPPSELAESTGPLLAVVEATGLGVPAWLFSAIALVAVANGCLLTMIMSSRLTFGMAEQGLLPAPFARVLPHRRTPWVAIVVTTGLAIVLTLVGDLATLAETVVLLLLFVFVATNAAVLVLRKDKVDRPHFRTPVVLPVLALVSCVLLLSQQTLQVWLFGAAMLAVGLVLHLLTRKASSASTAQRDPV from the coding sequence ATGGCCACCCCCCTGCACGCGGAGCGCGGCAGCGAGCCCACCGGCGCGGGCGACGCGCCGGGCGAGGAGACCCGCCTGAAGAAGGCGATCACCGGCCCGCTGCTCTTCGTCTTCATCCTCGGGGACGTCCTCGGGGCGGGCGTGTACGCCCTCACCGGCGTCCTCGCGGGCGAGGCAGGCGGGGCGATGTGGATCCCCATCCTCGTGGCCCTCGCCATGGCGCTGCTCACCGCCGCGTCCTACGCCGAGCTCGTGACGAAGTACCCCCGGGCCGGCGGAGCGGCGGTGTTCGCGCAGCGGGCGTTCCGCAAGCCCATGATCTCCTTCCTCGTCGGCTTCTCCATGCTTGCGGCGGGCATCGTCAGCGCGGCGGGTCTGGCCATCGCCTTCGCCGGGGACTACCTCGCCACCTTCGTCCCGGTGCCCACCGTCGTCGCGGCGCCGCTCTTCCTCCTCCTCGTCGCGGCGCTCAACGCCCGCGGGATCAAGGAGTCGATGCGCTCCAACCTCGTGATGACCATCATCGAGATGAGCGGCCTCGTCCTGGTCATCGCCCTCGTGGGCATCGCCCTCGGCGGCGGCCAGGGCGACCCGGGGCGGATCATGGAGTTCCCCAGCGACGTCTCCGCGGGCAGCGCGATCCTCGGTGCGGCGATCATCGCCTTCTACAGCTTCGTCGGCTTCGAGACCTCCGCGAACATCGCGGAGGAGGTCCGCGACGTGCGCCGCGTGTACCCGCGGGCGCTGTTCGGCTCCCTGCTCGTGTGCGGCGTCGTGTACGTGCTCGTCGCCATGGCGTCCTCGGTGATGCTGCCGCCCTCGGAGCTCGCGGAGTCGACCGGCCCGCTCCTCGCCGTCGTCGAGGCCACCGGCTTGGGCGTGCCCGCCTGGCTGTTCAGCGCCATCGCCCTCGTCGCCGTCGCCAACGGCTGCCTGCTCACGATGATCATGTCGAGTCGGCTCACCTTCGGGATGGCCGAGCAGGGGCTGCTGCCCGCCCCGTTCGCGCGGGTGCTGCCCCACCGGCGCACGCCCTGGGTGGCGATCGTCGTCACCACGGGCCTCGCCATCGTCCTCACGCTCGTCGGGGACCTCGCCACGCTCGCCGAGACGGTCGTGCTCCTGCTCCTCTTCGTCTTCGTCGCGACCAACGCCGCGGTCCTCGTGCTGCGCAAGGACAAGGTGGACCGCCCCCACTTCCGCACGCCGGTGGTCCTGCCCGTCCTCGCCCTGGTGTCCTGCGTCCTGCTGCTCAGCCAGCAGACGCTCCAGGTGTGGCTCTTCGGCGCCGCGATGCTCGCCGTCGGCCTCGTCCTGCACCTGCTCACCCGCAAGGCCTCCAGCGCCTCCACGGCCCAGCGCGACCCGGTCTGA
- a CDS encoding MDR family MFS transporter produces MRIGRNKAERLAGTARAKGGRSPAEEKRHREIMEVFTGLLLALFVAMLSGTIVGNALPVIIADLNGTQLQYTWIVTASLLASTAATPIFGKLADLFDKKKLLLLSIVLFSAGSLLAGMATSANTLIAYRVVQGVGMGAQMALVQTVIASIISPRERGKYNGYMGAVMAVATVSGPLIGGVIVDTPWLGWRWCYWSAVPFSLLAVWVLHRRLHITQTVRRKPSIDYWGAALITLAVTDLLLWLSFADSSFAWVSWPSAAMLVGGIAAIVLFVWVEKRAAEPIIPLWILTERTTALSIVASFSVGTVMFAAPVFLGQYFQIGRGYGPAEAGLMMVPMMLGVFLASTIAGRLVSSQGTWKRYVVGGISVMTVGVALMSTVGVSTPLWLVAIYLALVGAGQGASMQNLVLAVQNTVRLENMGVASSAVAFFRSLGGAIGVQVLGALLSVHIASLLTGRLADAGYPAEATAGAGGGGSLDLTTLPEGLEAIVRGAYGDGMDVIFLVMTGFNLVALAAALAMRNSVLRSTVDIEVSKAVADAAAPPPERDHGGGAARPEESPGRLTGAPERPDGPPQGMPGARSDRAEDDGAPAAP; encoded by the coding sequence ATGAGGATCGGTCGGAACAAGGCCGAGCGGCTGGCCGGCACGGCGCGCGCGAAGGGCGGGCGCAGCCCCGCCGAGGAGAAGCGGCACCGCGAGATCATGGAGGTCTTCACCGGCCTCCTGCTGGCGCTGTTCGTCGCCATGCTCTCCGGCACCATCGTGGGCAACGCCCTGCCGGTGATCATCGCCGACCTCAACGGGACGCAGCTGCAGTACACCTGGATCGTCACCGCCTCGCTCCTCGCGTCGACGGCGGCCACCCCGATCTTCGGCAAGCTCGCGGACCTCTTCGACAAGAAGAAGCTCCTGCTGCTCTCGATCGTCCTGTTCAGTGCGGGCTCGCTGCTCGCCGGCATGGCGACCAGCGCCAACACCCTCATCGCCTACCGCGTCGTCCAGGGCGTCGGCATGGGCGCGCAGATGGCCCTCGTCCAGACGGTCATCGCCTCGATCATCTCCCCGCGCGAGCGGGGCAAGTACAACGGCTACATGGGCGCCGTCATGGCGGTCGCCACCGTCTCCGGCCCGCTCATCGGCGGGGTCATCGTGGACACCCCGTGGCTGGGCTGGCGCTGGTGCTACTGGAGCGCCGTCCCGTTCTCCCTGCTCGCGGTGTGGGTGCTCCACCGGCGCCTGCACATCACCCAGACGGTCCGCCGCAAGCCGTCGATCGACTACTGGGGCGCGGCGCTCATCACCCTCGCGGTGACGGACCTGCTCCTGTGGCTGTCCTTCGCCGACAGCTCCTTCGCCTGGGTGTCGTGGCCCTCCGCGGCCATGCTCGTCGGCGGCATCGCCGCCATCGTCCTGTTCGTCTGGGTGGAGAAGCGGGCGGCCGAGCCGATCATCCCGCTGTGGATCCTCACCGAGCGCACGACGGCCCTGAGCATCGTCGCCAGCTTCTCGGTGGGCACCGTGATGTTCGCCGCCCCCGTCTTCCTCGGCCAGTACTTCCAGATCGGGCGCGGCTACGGCCCGGCCGAGGCCGGTCTCATGATGGTCCCGATGATGCTGGGCGTCTTCCTCGCCTCGACCATCGCCGGGCGCCTGGTGAGCAGTCAGGGCACGTGGAAGCGGTACGTCGTCGGCGGGATCTCCGTGATGACGGTCGGCGTGGCCCTCATGTCCACCGTCGGCGTGTCCACCCCGCTGTGGCTGGTGGCGATCTACCTCGCGCTCGTCGGTGCCGGCCAGGGCGCGTCCATGCAGAACCTCGTCCTCGCGGTCCAGAACACCGTGCGCCTGGAGAACATGGGCGTGGCCAGCTCCGCCGTCGCCTTCTTCCGCTCGCTGGGTGGGGCGATCGGCGTCCAGGTCCTCGGGGCGCTGCTCTCGGTCCACATCGCCTCGCTGCTCACCGGGCGGCTAGCCGACGCCGGGTACCCCGCGGAGGCCACCGCGGGTGCCGGCGGCGGCGGGTCGCTCGACCTCACGACTCTCCCCGAGGGCCTCGAGGCGATCGTCCGGGGCGCGTACGGCGACGGGATGGACGTCATCTTCCTCGTGATGACGGGGTTCAACCTCGTCGCCCTGGCCGCCGCCCTCGCTATGCGCAACTCCGTCCTGCGCAGCACGGTCGACATCGAGGTGAGCAAGGCCGTCGCGGACGCTGCCGCGCCCCCGCCCGAGCGCGACCACGGCGGTGGGGCAGCCCGGCCCGAGGAATCCCCCGGGCGCCTCACCGGAGCCCCCGAGAGACCCGACGGTCCGCCCCAGGGCATGCCCGGGGCCCGGTCCGACCGCGCGGAGGACGACGGCGCACCTGCCGCACCGTAG
- a CDS encoding Sir2 family NAD-dependent protein deacetylase — MDLDETTGTAAPPGAEPAHGLAELFPTAYRQGRATTVPRIVVKPAPLPPPASALVPEPEDLDAALAPVLDVLAGRRLAALTGAGVSTDSGIPDYRSPGSPVRQPMTFQQFCSSEAFRRHYWARNHLGWRHLRDAKPNAGHAALAALEARGLLTGLVTQNIDLLHVRAGSRAVVHLHGRYDRVKCLTCGAVIPREQHDADLVALNPGWRERHEHVADVEVAPDADVVLESTAGFRITDCACGGVLIPDVVFFGSNTPRERVAAATAIVDDAAALLVAGSSLAVMSGLRFVRRAARAGHPVVILNRGPTRGDDLATVKVDVGTSRALPYLAARLPDLAP; from the coding sequence ATGGACCTGGACGAGACCACCGGCACCGCCGCGCCCCCCGGCGCGGAGCCCGCGCACGGGCTGGCCGAGCTCTTCCCCACCGCCTACCGCCAGGGGCGGGCGACGACGGTGCCCCGCATCGTCGTCAAGCCCGCCCCACTCCCCCCTCCGGCGTCGGCCCTGGTGCCCGAGCCCGAGGACCTCGACGCCGCGCTCGCCCCGGTCCTCGACGTCCTCGCCGGCCGGCGGCTCGCGGCGCTCACCGGGGCGGGCGTGTCCACGGACTCCGGCATCCCCGACTACCGCAGCCCCGGTTCGCCGGTGCGCCAGCCGATGACCTTCCAGCAGTTCTGCTCCTCGGAGGCGTTCCGGCGGCACTACTGGGCGCGCAACCACCTCGGGTGGCGGCACCTGCGGGACGCGAAGCCGAACGCGGGGCACGCGGCCCTCGCCGCGCTGGAGGCCCGCGGCCTCCTCACCGGGCTGGTGACGCAGAACATCGACCTGCTCCACGTCCGCGCGGGCTCGCGTGCCGTCGTCCACCTCCACGGCCGCTACGACCGGGTCAAGTGCCTGACGTGCGGGGCAGTGATCCCCCGGGAGCAGCACGACGCCGACCTCGTGGCGCTCAACCCGGGATGGCGCGAGCGGCACGAGCACGTGGCGGACGTCGAGGTGGCGCCCGACGCCGACGTCGTCCTCGAGTCCACCGCCGGCTTCCGCATCACCGACTGCGCGTGCGGCGGCGTCCTCATCCCCGACGTCGTCTTCTTCGGGTCCAACACGCCGCGGGAACGGGTGGCCGCCGCGACCGCGATCGTCGACGACGCTGCCGCCCTCCTCGTCGCCGGGTCCTCGCTCGCCGTGATGTCCGGGCTGCGGTTCGTCCGGCGCGCCGCCCGGGCCGGCCACCCGGTGGTCATCCTCAACCGGGGCCCCACCCGCGGGGACGACCTCGCCACCGTCAAGGTCGACGTCGGCACGAGCCGGGCGTTGCCGTACCTGGCCGCCCGGCTCCCCGACCTGGCGCCGTAG
- a CDS encoding alpha/beta fold hydrolase, which translates to MSEHTDVLGEPWVARELPLAPQRAYGPHPRAVLVRLRTPSSRRAVLYLHGFTDYFFQAHHAQRWMDAGIDFYALDMRLSGRAIGDHPRPGDVRDLHDLDEEIAAALAVIRAEGHERVVLLGHSTGGLIAAHWADRHPGTVDALVLNSPWLELNSGWFTRVVVSPLVRLVARVWPSLPVGRLDPGYGRYLHHTTGGAWEYDLAWKPFAGFPARAGFAASVRRAQAAVGRGLDVQVPVLVCCSDRSGPAVGPSPSDLASADCVLNVAHMIARGPLLGPRVTVVPVPGGVHDLALSAPPARELYESTAIAWVDRHVPLD; encoded by the coding sequence ATGTCCGAGCACACCGACGTCCTGGGCGAGCCGTGGGTCGCGCGCGAGCTTCCGCTCGCCCCGCAGCGGGCGTACGGCCCGCATCCGCGCGCGGTCCTCGTCCGCCTGCGCACGCCGTCGAGCCGGCGCGCCGTCCTCTACCTCCACGGCTTCACCGACTACTTCTTCCAGGCGCACCACGCCCAGCGCTGGATGGACGCGGGCATCGACTTCTACGCGCTGGACATGCGGCTCAGCGGGCGGGCGATCGGCGACCATCCGCGCCCGGGTGACGTCCGCGACCTGCACGACCTCGACGAGGAGATCGCCGCCGCCCTCGCGGTGATCCGAGCGGAGGGCCACGAGCGGGTCGTGCTCCTGGGGCACTCCACCGGCGGTCTCATCGCCGCCCACTGGGCCGACCGCCACCCCGGCACGGTGGACGCCCTCGTCCTCAACAGCCCCTGGCTCGAGCTCAACTCCGGCTGGTTCACCCGGGTCGTCGTCTCGCCGCTCGTCAGGCTCGTCGCCCGGGTGTGGCCGAGCCTGCCCGTCGGGCGGCTCGACCCCGGGTACGGGCGCTACCTGCACCACACCACCGGCGGGGCCTGGGAGTACGACCTCGCGTGGAAGCCCTTCGCCGGGTTCCCGGCCCGCGCGGGGTTCGCGGCCAGCGTGCGCCGGGCGCAGGCCGCCGTCGGCCGGGGCCTCGACGTCCAGGTGCCCGTCCTCGTGTGCTGCTCCGACCGGTCCGGTCCCGCCGTGGGCCCGTCGCCGAGCGACCTGGCCTCCGCCGACTGCGTCCTCAATGTCGCGCACATGATCGCGCGCGGTCCCCTGCTCGGTCCCCGGGTCACGGTCGTGCCGGTGCCGGGCGGGGTGCACGACCTCGCCCTCTCCGCGCCGCCCGCGCGGGAGCTCTACGAGTCGACGGCGATCGCCTGGGTGGACCGGCACGTCCCGCTGGACTGA
- a CDS encoding type II toxin-antitoxin system VapB family antitoxin → MIFKAVGEGRPYPDHGLRTPREWSSVPPRQVRLDELVTTKRELDLRSLLSEDSTFYGDLFAHVVAWRGDLYLEDGLHRALRAALQQRLLLHARVLELDVDGRRIEQR, encoded by the coding sequence GTGATCTTCAAGGCCGTCGGCGAGGGGCGCCCGTACCCCGACCACGGTCTGCGCACGCCCCGCGAGTGGTCCTCCGTGCCGCCGCGCCAGGTGCGTCTCGACGAGCTCGTCACCACCAAGCGCGAGCTCGACCTGCGCAGCCTGCTGTCGGAGGACTCCACGTTCTACGGCGACCTCTTCGCCCACGTCGTGGCGTGGCGCGGCGACCTCTACCTCGAGGACGGCCTCCACCGCGCCCTGCGGGCGGCCCTCCAGCAGCGGCTGCTCCTGCACGCCCGGGTGCTCGAGCTCGACGTCGACGGTCGTCGCATCGAGCAACGCTGA
- the tadA gene encoding tRNA adenosine(34) deaminase TadA, with protein MRADTWTAPMGDALDAAQAAAAHGDVPVGAVVLGPDGEILGRGHNRREADDDPTAHAELLAIREAAARLGTWRLEGCTLVVTLEPCTMCAGAVVLARLPRVVLGAWDPKAGACGSVRDVVRDARLNHRVEVVGGVREAECAALLRDFFVARR; from the coding sequence ATGAGGGCTGACACCTGGACCGCGCCGATGGGCGACGCGCTCGACGCCGCCCAGGCGGCAGCCGCCCACGGCGACGTCCCCGTGGGCGCCGTCGTCCTCGGACCGGACGGGGAGATCCTCGGCCGCGGGCACAACCGGCGCGAGGCCGACGACGACCCCACCGCCCACGCCGAGCTCCTCGCCATCCGGGAGGCCGCCGCCCGGCTGGGGACGTGGCGGCTCGAGGGCTGCACCCTCGTCGTCACCCTCGAGCCGTGCACCATGTGCGCGGGCGCCGTCGTCCTGGCGCGGCTGCCGCGGGTGGTGCTCGGTGCGTGGGACCCCAAGGCCGGGGCCTGCGGGTCGGTGCGCGACGTCGTGCGGGACGCCCGCCTCAACCACCGTGTCGAGGTGGTCGGCGGCGTCCGGGAGGCCGAGTGCGCCGCGCTGCTCCGGGACTTCTTCGTCGCGCGGCGCTGA
- a CDS encoding DUF4190 domain-containing protein, translated as MSERPDPGPWAAPGRGPDAAGPPAPPPGSVPQPGSVPPPGSPWAASPPPARPGPPAPGAPLPHARPAGPPYAPYEQPPAPFAVDEADRARVFAHAGYTSAGLHNDGTAVAAMIVGVAGILVPGLCLVAIALGHLARRRLQHSYAGGGGLAVTGIALGYVGLALWLAVLVGYLVVRQYA; from the coding sequence ATGAGCGAACGACCGGACCCCGGGCCCTGGGCCGCGCCCGGACGCGGCCCCGACGCGGCCGGTCCGCCGGCCCCGCCGCCGGGCTCGGTGCCGCAGCCGGGCTCGGTGCCGCCGCCGGGATCACCGTGGGCCGCGTCGCCTCCGCCCGCCCGGCCCGGGCCGCCGGCTCCAGGCGCCCCACTCCCCCACGCCCGTCCCGCCGGGCCGCCGTACGCCCCCTACGAGCAGCCCCCGGCGCCCTTCGCCGTCGACGAGGCGGACCGCGCGCGCGTCTTCGCCCATGCCGGGTACACGAGCGCGGGCCTGCACAACGACGGCACGGCGGTGGCCGCGATGATCGTCGGCGTGGCCGGGATCCTCGTCCCGGGGCTGTGCCTCGTGGCGATCGCGCTGGGGCACCTGGCCCGCCGCCGCCTCCAGCACTCCTACGCGGGCGGGGGCGGCCTCGCCGTCACCGGCATCGCGCTCGGGTATGTCGGCCTTGCCCTGTGGCTGGCCGTGCTCGTCGGCTACCTGGTGGTCCGGCAGTACGCCTGA
- a CDS encoding glutamine amidotransferase, translated as MRPFLLLASRSEDAAADGEYASFLRTSGLAEHELHRIRLESTPMPEIDLEAYSGVFVGGSPFTSSIPREHKSDTQLRVEAELSGLLDVLWERDFPFFGACYGVGTLARHRGGVIDGTYAEPISAPTVELTEPGRADPLLADVPDQFSAYTGHKEACTQLPADAVLLARSATCPVQMFRVKENLYGTQFHPELDLAALVQRMDIYRHAGYFPPEEYDEVLAEVQGVDVGAAGLILRNFVARYAR; from the coding sequence GTGAGACCGTTCCTGCTCCTCGCCTCCCGCTCGGAGGACGCCGCCGCCGACGGCGAGTACGCGTCGTTCCTGCGCACGAGCGGGCTCGCCGAGCACGAGCTCCACCGCATCCGGCTCGAGTCCACACCGATGCCCGAGATCGACCTGGAGGCCTACTCCGGCGTCTTCGTCGGCGGCAGCCCGTTCACCAGCTCCATCCCGCGCGAGCACAAGAGCGACACCCAGCTCCGGGTCGAGGCCGAGCTCTCCGGCCTCCTCGACGTGCTCTGGGAGCGCGACTTCCCGTTCTTCGGTGCCTGCTACGGCGTCGGCACCCTCGCCCGCCACCGCGGCGGGGTCATCGACGGCACGTACGCCGAGCCCATCAGCGCCCCGACGGTCGAGCTCACTGAGCCGGGCCGTGCCGACCCGCTCCTCGCGGACGTGCCGGACCAGTTCTCGGCGTACACGGGGCACAAGGAGGCGTGCACCCAGCTGCCCGCCGACGCCGTGCTCCTCGCCCGTTCGGCCACGTGCCCGGTCCAGATGTTCCGGGTGAAGGAGAACCTCTACGGCACGCAGTTCCACCCGGAGCTCGACCTCGCGGCCCTCGTGCAGCGGATGGACATCTACCGCCACGCCGGGTACTTCCCGCCGGAGGAGTACGACGAGGTGCTCGCCGAGGTCCAGGGCGTCGACGTCGGCGCCGCCGGCCTCATCCTGCGCAACTTCGTCGCCCGCTACGCCCGCTGA
- the upp gene encoding uracil phosphoribosyltransferase, whose translation MRLHVADHPLIAHKLTVLRDRRTQSPTFRLLVDELVTLLAYEATREVRTEQVEIETPVSHTTGTRLATPRPIVVPILRAGLGMLNGMTRLLPTAEVGFLGLQRDEQTLEAITYANRLPEDLSGRQCFVLDPMLATGHTLIASIDYLLERGARDVTAICLLVAPEGLRTLEGAVGDRGDVTIVTAAVDERLDEHAYIVPGLGDAGDRLYGIV comes from the coding sequence ATGCGCCTGCACGTCGCGGACCACCCGCTCATCGCCCACAAGCTCACCGTGCTCCGGGACCGGCGGACCCAGTCCCCGACGTTCCGCCTCCTCGTCGACGAGCTCGTCACGCTCCTCGCCTACGAGGCGACGCGAGAGGTGCGCACCGAGCAGGTGGAGATCGAGACCCCCGTCTCGCACACCACCGGCACCCGGCTGGCCACCCCGCGGCCCATCGTCGTGCCCATCCTCCGCGCCGGCCTCGGCATGCTCAACGGCATGACGCGCCTGCTGCCGACGGCGGAGGTCGGCTTCCTCGGCCTCCAGCGCGACGAGCAGACCCTCGAGGCGATCACCTACGCCAACCGGCTGCCCGAGGACCTGTCGGGGCGTCAGTGCTTCGTCCTCGACCCCATGCTCGCCACCGGGCACACGCTCATCGCCTCGATCGACTACCTCCTCGAGCGCGGGGCCCGCGACGTCACGGCGATCTGCCTCCTCGTCGCGCCCGAGGGCCTGCGCACCCTCGAGGGGGCCGTGGGCGACCGCGGCGACGTCACCATCGTCACGGCGGCAGTGGACGAGCGCCTCGACGAGCACGCGTACATCGTCCCGGGCCTCGGCGACGCCGGCGACCGGCTCTACGGCATCGTCTGA
- a CDS encoding uracil-xanthine permease family protein, producing the protein MAGIWTVHGDGVRVGPGDVVAPGERLSWPRTIGIGAQHVVAMFGATFLVPLITGFPPSTTLFFSAIGTVLFLVITRNRLPSYLGSSFAFIAPIGAATASSGMSAALGGILVTGALLAVVGLVVHFAGARWIDVVMPPAVTGTIVALIGFNLAPEAWNNVQKGPVTSLVTIAAIVLVTVLFRGILGRLAILVGVLVGYLVAVLRGEVDFAPIGEAAWIGLPEFTTPTFEPALLGLFLPVVFVLIAENVGHVKSVAAMTGQNLDDVTGRALFADGLATTLAGAGGGSGTTTYAENIGVMAATRVYSTAAYAVAATTALVLSLSPKFGEVINTIPGGVLGGAATVLYGMIGVLGARIWVQNRVDFSDPVNLTTAAIALVVGIANYTWVAGDMEFQGIALGTAAAIGVYHVMRAVSRWRGTGAEPASPASVPGEDQRAR; encoded by the coding sequence ATGGCAGGGATATGGACGGTCCACGGCGACGGCGTGCGCGTGGGACCAGGAGACGTCGTCGCCCCGGGGGAGCGGCTGAGCTGGCCGCGGACGATCGGGATCGGCGCGCAGCACGTCGTGGCGATGTTCGGGGCCACCTTCCTCGTCCCCCTCATCACCGGCTTCCCGCCGTCGACGACGCTGTTCTTCTCGGCGATCGGCACGGTCCTCTTCCTCGTCATCACCCGTAACCGGCTCCCCAGCTACCTCGGGTCGAGCTTCGCGTTCATCGCCCCCATCGGCGCGGCCACCGCCTCGAGCGGCATGTCCGCCGCGCTCGGCGGCATCCTCGTCACCGGCGCCCTGCTCGCCGTCGTCGGCCTCGTCGTCCACTTCGCCGGCGCGCGCTGGATCGACGTCGTCATGCCGCCAGCCGTCACCGGCACGATCGTCGCGCTCATCGGGTTCAACCTCGCCCCCGAGGCATGGAACAACGTGCAGAAGGGGCCCGTCACCTCGCTCGTGACGATCGCGGCCATCGTCCTCGTCACCGTCCTCTTCCGCGGCATCCTCGGGCGCCTCGCCATCCTCGTCGGCGTGCTCGTCGGGTACCTCGTCGCCGTGCTCCGCGGGGAGGTGGACTTCGCCCCCATCGGGGAAGCCGCGTGGATCGGGCTGCCGGAGTTCACGACGCCCACCTTCGAGCCCGCGCTGCTCGGCCTCTTCCTGCCCGTCGTGTTCGTGCTCATCGCGGAGAACGTCGGGCACGTGAAGTCCGTCGCCGCGATGACCGGGCAGAACCTCGACGACGTCACCGGACGCGCCCTGTTCGCCGACGGCCTCGCCACCACCCTCGCCGGGGCCGGCGGCGGGTCCGGCACGACGACGTACGCCGAGAACATCGGCGTCATGGCGGCGACCCGGGTCTACTCCACGGCGGCCTACGCGGTCGCCGCGACGACCGCGCTGGTCCTCAGCCTGTCCCCGAAGTTCGGTGAGGTCATCAACACCATCCCCGGCGGGGTGCTGGGCGGGGCCGCGACGGTGCTCTACGGGATGATCGGCGTCCTCGGTGCCCGGATCTGGGTGCAGAACCGCGTGGACTTCTCCGACCCCGTCAACCTCACGACGGCGGCCATCGCGCTCGTCGTCGGCATCGCCAACTACACGTGGGTGGCGGGCGACATGGAGTTCCAGGGCATCGCGCTGGGCACCGCCGCCGCCATCGGCGTCTACCACGTCATGCGGGCGGTCTCCCGGTGGCGCGGGACCGGCGCGGAACCGGCGAGCCCCGCCTCCGTCCCCGGCGAGGACCAGCGCGCCCGGTGA
- a CDS encoding acylphosphatase: MRRVHAVVTGVVQGVGMRWSCAREAERHGVSGWVRNLDDGTVEVVLEGDDAPVAAMLGWLREGPPHARVADVVTHDEAPRGARRFDIR; this comes from the coding sequence ATGCGTCGCGTCCACGCCGTCGTCACCGGTGTCGTCCAGGGGGTCGGGATGCGCTGGTCGTGCGCGCGCGAGGCGGAGCGCCACGGCGTCTCGGGCTGGGTGCGCAACCTCGACGACGGCACCGTCGAGGTGGTCCTCGAGGGCGACGACGCGCCCGTCGCGGCGATGCTCGGGTGGCTGCGGGAGGGGCCGCCCCACGCCCGGGTCGCCGACGTCGTCACCCACGACGAGGCGCCGCGGGGCGCTCGCCGGTTCGACATCCGCTGA
- a CDS encoding LytR C-terminal domain-containing protein has product MTSDLESEAARRRAAHRRRLQQRQTVIFGVLITLLLAVALVAGAMWTGVLPSPLARPFSTPEAADNAAGDVPCPPPDALPVAFGEISVNVYNGTTRGGLAATTGSQLAQHGVVIASQDNFPGGTYAGVARVVSGPTGLTAAYTVAALIPESVVSVDASRADATVDVVLGEGFEQVLAPDAAPIDPSVPLLAPAGCTPVSAPAAEG; this is encoded by the coding sequence GTGACCTCAGACCTCGAGAGCGAGGCCGCACGACGCCGTGCTGCACACCGACGTCGGCTGCAGCAGCGCCAGACGGTGATCTTCGGGGTGCTCATCACCCTGCTGCTCGCCGTGGCCCTGGTGGCCGGCGCGATGTGGACGGGCGTCCTGCCCTCCCCGCTCGCCCGGCCGTTCAGCACGCCGGAAGCCGCCGACAACGCCGCCGGCGACGTCCCGTGCCCGCCGCCGGACGCGCTGCCGGTGGCGTTCGGCGAGATCAGCGTCAACGTCTACAACGGCACGACCCGCGGCGGCCTGGCGGCGACGACGGGCAGCCAGCTCGCCCAGCACGGCGTCGTCATCGCCTCGCAGGACAACTTCCCGGGCGGGACCTACGCCGGCGTCGCCCGGGTGGTCTCCGGGCCGACCGGGCTCACCGCGGCGTACACCGTCGCGGCGCTCATCCCCGAGTCCGTGGTGTCCGTCGACGCCAGCCGGGCCGACGCGACCGTCGACGTCGTCCTCGGCGAGGGCTTCGAGCAGGTCCTGGCGCCCGACGCGGCGCCGATCGACCCGTCCGTCCCGCTCCTGGCCCCGGCGGGCTGCACCCCCGTGAGCGCCCCCGCCGCCGAGGGCTGA